A window of the Garra rufa chromosome 10, GarRuf1.0, whole genome shotgun sequence genome harbors these coding sequences:
- the LOC141343947 gene encoding calponin-2-like has translation MSSQFNRGPAYGFSAEVKSKIAQKYDPQREEELRIWIENITGRSIGDDFQKGLKNGVILCELVNKLQPGSVKKINQSSQNWHQLENLTNFIKAITTYGLKPHDIFEANDLFENGNMTQVQTTLLALAGMAKTKGIHSSVDIGVKYAERQERAFDEEKMKAGQCVIGLQMGTNKCASQAGMNAYGTRRHLYDPKSHILPPMDHSTISLQMGTNKGASQAGMTAPGTRRAIYDQKLGTDKCDNSTMSLQMGYTQGANQSGQNFGLGRQIYDAKYCPKGAPGASGEADGGYVDYQDEGYQGYQDDGQDY, from the exons ATTGCACAGAAATATGATCCCCAGAGGGAGGAAGAGTTACGGATTTGGATTGAAAACATTACTGGGCGCTCCATTGGAGATGACTTTCAGAAAGGGTTAAAGAATGGTGTCATACTCTGCGA GCTTGTAAACAAACTTCAGCCAGGGTCTGTGAAAAAGATCAACCAGTCGTCGCAAAACTGGCATCAG CTGGAGAACCTGACCAACTTTATTAAAGCGATCACCACCTACGGACTCAAACCTCACGATATTTTCGAAGCCAATGATTTGTTTGAGAATGGAAATATGACACAGGTTCAGACCACCCTCCTGGCTCTTGCTGGCATG GCTAAAACCAAGGGCATCCATTCAAGTGTAGACATTGGAGTGAAGTATGCTGAGAGACAGGAGAGGGCGTTTGATGAGGAGAAAATGAAAGCTGGCCAATGTGTCATTGGATTACAG ATGGGAACAAATAAATGTGCAAGTCAAGCTGGAATGAATGCCTATGGCACCAGAAGACACTTGTATGATCCCAAATCACACATTCTGCCACCAATGGACCATTCAACAATCAGTCTGCAGATGGGCACCAACAAAGGTGCTAGCCAA GCTGGTATGACAGCTCCAGGGACCCGCCGTGCCATCTACGACCAGAAATTAGGCACTGATAAGTGTGACAACTCCACAATGTCTCTACAAATGGGCTACACTCAAGGCGCCAACCAGAGCGGGCAGAATTTCGGGCTCGGCCGTCAGATCTATGATGCCAAATACTGCCCCAAAGGTGCACCCGGCGCAAGTGGAGAAGCTGACGGTGGCTACGTGGATTACCAAGACGAGGGATACCAGGGTTATCAGGATGACGGTCAAGATTACTGA